The window ACGAGCGACTGGTGCAGCTCCTCGGCCCGGCCCCGGCGCCGTTGCAACGGCTGGCGGGCCGTTGGCGGTTCCAGCTTCTGGTCAAGGCCTCGAGCGGCGCGGCGCTCTCCCTGGGGGTGGAGACGGCCTTGCGGACGGGGACGGGCGGCGCGGTACGGCTGACCGTGGATGTGGA is drawn from bacterium and contains these coding sequences:
- a CDS encoding primosomal protein N', which translates into the protein RQRRIGNWPPYVRLASLVFSAEKPDAALATAEKTRRAILSAFVESGYDERLVQLLGPAPAPLQRLAGRWRFQLLVKASSGAALSLGVETALRTGTGGAVRLTVDVDPVSLM